In Iodobacter fluviatilis, one DNA window encodes the following:
- a CDS encoding flagellar brake protein codes for MGESEQVSPIPDGEDIEAYRITAPMEIGAVLRTLAQRGTFITIYVNEGRELILSRILEVDIKGKTFIFDVGGHAETNQVLLNSARSLVLAIPDGVKIQFAVGIVRNCKYEGGPALTAAFPADLIKLQRREYYRLPTPVARPYRCQMTFANGAREWVNLHDVSLGGIGAWVPDELKPLIERGNVYNEVPFDFGPAGILKLNFEVRSLRQLEQRPGQFAWMMGCQFVNLPRQTEANIQRLMAQLEAERKALTG; via the coding sequence GTGGGTGAAAGCGAGCAAGTAAGTCCGATTCCGGATGGTGAAGATATTGAGGCTTATCGGATCACTGCCCCGATGGAGATTGGCGCAGTGCTGCGCACGCTGGCGCAGCGTGGAACATTTATTACTATCTATGTGAATGAAGGCAGGGAGCTGATTTTATCCCGTATTCTTGAAGTGGATATTAAAGGTAAAACCTTTATTTTTGATGTGGGCGGTCACGCCGAAACCAATCAGGTTTTACTTAATTCTGCCCGCTCTCTCGTGCTGGCCATCCCTGATGGCGTAAAAATACAATTTGCTGTGGGTATTGTGCGTAATTGCAAATACGAAGGTGGCCCCGCTTTAACTGCTGCTTTTCCTGCAGATTTAATCAAGCTGCAACGCCGCGAATATTACCGGCTGCCTACACCTGTTGCACGGCCTTATCGCTGTCAGATGACTTTTGCAAATGGTGCGCGGGAGTGGGTTAATTTGCATGATGTTTCCTTAGGTGGTATTGGTGCATGGGTGCCTGATGAGCTGAAGCCTTTAATTGAAAGGGGAAATGTTTATAATGAAGTCCCTTTTGATTTTGGCCCTGCCGGAATTCTGAAACTTAATTTTGAAGTACGCTCTTTACGGCAGTTGGAGCAAAGGCCTGGCCAATTTGCATGGATGATGGGCTGTCAGTTTGTTAATTTGCCAAGACAAACTGAAGCGAATATTCAAAGATTAATGGCGCAGCTTGAAGCCGAAAGAAAAGCGTTAACCGGATAA
- a CDS encoding NAD-dependent epimerase/dehydratase family protein — protein sequence MRKNRLLIIGCGDVLIRALPWLTQRFKVYATARSAEAAAKLRELGVIPVLCDLDHSASLKRLSGLARWVVYSAPPAGDGADDVRCKRFIAKMERYTGFDKSAILTPRHLAYISTSGVYGDCKGEWVAETRPLSAQSARAIRRVAAESCLKAWARSQKIKLAILRAPGIYAKERLPVQRIMQATPALIREEDSWSNHIHADDLARAVSIALFRGKPLRAINVADDQPHKMGDYFDQVADFIGQPHPPRIKHEEAPAVLSASLMSFLNESRRLKNTRLKKELRLQLKWPATEQFLQQK from the coding sequence ATGCGAAAAAATCGATTACTTATTATAGGGTGCGGCGATGTACTCATCCGCGCCCTGCCTTGGTTAACTCAACGTTTTAAAGTCTATGCCACGGCGCGAAGCGCTGAAGCGGCAGCCAAGCTGCGTGAGCTTGGGGTCATTCCTGTACTGTGCGACTTAGACCATTCAGCCAGCCTTAAGCGCTTATCCGGCCTTGCCCGCTGGGTGGTTTACAGTGCGCCGCCAGCAGGAGATGGTGCAGATGATGTGCGCTGCAAGCGCTTTATTGCCAAAATGGAGCGCTACACAGGCTTTGATAAGTCAGCGATTCTAACACCTCGTCACCTTGCCTACATCAGCACCAGTGGCGTTTATGGAGATTGCAAGGGTGAATGGGTGGCAGAAACCCGGCCCCTCTCTGCACAATCAGCCAGAGCGATTCGCCGGGTAGCGGCTGAAAGCTGCTTAAAAGCATGGGCCAGATCACAAAAAATCAAGCTGGCCATTTTGCGCGCCCCGGGGATTTACGCTAAAGAGCGCTTACCCGTGCAGCGCATTATGCAGGCCACACCGGCACTGATCAGAGAGGAAGACAGCTGGTCTAATCATATCCACGCCGATGATTTAGCACGCGCGGTGAGTATTGCTCTGTTTCGCGGCAAACCATTACGCGCCATTAATGTGGCAGATGATCAGCCGCATAAAATGGGTGATTATTTTGATCAGGTTGCCGATTTTATTGGCCAGCCCCACCCGCCGCGTATTAAACACGAGGAAGCCCCGGCTGTATTATCTGCCAGCTTAATGTCGTTTTTAAATGAATCAAGACGGCTGAAAAATACCCGCTTAAAGAAAGAGCTCAGACTGCAATTAAAATGGCCCGCAACTGAGCAATTTTTGCAGCAGAAATAA
- a CDS encoding CDP-6-deoxy-delta-3,4-glucoseen reductase → MSKQLTILPSGQQIAMNDNETILDAAMRGGFNMAYGCKNGACGSCKGKVITGEVTHGDHAESALSTMERENGYALFCCASTDADITIECKEVTASKDIQIKTLPCRVQTIDKVSHDVAVLSLKLPSSEKLAFLAGQYIDIHTKNGKKRSFSIANAPHDAEYLQLHIRHVAGGEFSDYVWNTMKEREIMRFTGPLGSFFLREDSDKPILLIATGTGFAPIKGILEHAFKNGIQREIVLYWGARTLADIYMPELPSEWQQTHSNFTFIPVLSEPSDADVWNGRTGLVHEAVMNDFANLEGYQVYACGAPVMVEAAYTHCVSRGLPNDEFFSDAFFTSKDLAK, encoded by the coding sequence ATGAGCAAGCAACTTACTATTCTACCAAGTGGCCAGCAAATCGCCATGAATGATAATGAAACTATTTTAGACGCGGCCATGCGCGGCGGCTTTAATATGGCTTACGGCTGCAAAAATGGCGCATGTGGCTCGTGTAAAGGCAAAGTGATTACCGGCGAAGTGACTCACGGCGATCATGCGGAAAGCGCTTTATCCACAATGGAACGTGAAAACGGCTACGCACTATTTTGCTGTGCCAGTACCGATGCAGACATCACGATTGAATGCAAAGAAGTGACTGCCAGCAAAGATATTCAGATTAAAACCCTGCCATGTCGTGTGCAAACCATCGATAAAGTCTCGCACGATGTGGCCGTGTTATCACTTAAGCTGCCAAGTAGCGAAAAGTTGGCCTTTTTAGCCGGGCAATATATTGATATCCACACTAAAAACGGTAAGAAACGCTCGTTCTCAATTGCGAATGCACCGCACGATGCTGAATACCTGCAATTGCATATTCGCCATGTAGCAGGCGGCGAGTTTTCTGATTACGTATGGAATACCATGAAAGAGCGCGAAATCATGCGCTTTACCGGCCCTTTGGGCTCGTTCTTTTTACGTGAAGACAGCGATAAGCCGATTCTGCTGATCGCAACCGGTACAGGCTTTGCGCCGATTAAGGGTATTCTGGAACACGCTTTTAAAAATGGCATTCAGCGCGAAATCGTTCTGTACTGGGGCGCACGCACTCTGGCTGATATTTATATGCCTGAGCTGCCGTCCGAATGGCAGCAAACGCACTCTAACTTCACCTTTATTCCTGTTTTGTCTGAGCCAAGCGATGCGGATGTATGGAATGGCCGTACCGGGCTGGTGCATGAGGCGGTGATGAATGACTTTGCTAACCTTGAAGGCTATCAAGTTTATGCCTGCGGTGCGCCCGTGATGGTGGAGGCGGCGTACACGCATTGTGTTTCACGCGGTTTGCCAAACGATGAATTTTTCTCTGATGCCTTCTTTACTTCCAAGGACTTAGCGAAATAG